In the genome of Opitutia bacterium KCR 482, one region contains:
- a CDS encoding PEP-CTERM sorting domain-containing protein (PEP-CTERM proteins occur, often in large numbers, in the proteomes of bacteria that also encode an exosortase, a predicted intramembrane cysteine proteinase. The presence of a PEP-CTERM domain at a protein's C-terminus predicts cleavage within the sorting domain, followed by covalent anchoring to some some component of the (usually Gram-negative) cell surface. Many PEP-CTERM proteins exhibit an unusual sequence composition that includes large numbers of potential glycosylation sites. Expression of one such protein has been shown restore the ability of a bacterium to form floc, a type of biofilm.) gives MRTSCLVIISAAAFATSSAFATDYLLSGGTNEESATKFSSDIKNSSGDVVTPTDSDGVLWKGLNSGVATAPAYTVVDGKYSFKSFMVSDDGGSYTDLNMLFEDGAALTLSSGDGIGFSAYPLAMDFSVKNGGNAAINFTNGWTLTAPVGTGRSGSTASIKIGRGITVTSSEAVTVKSDAANTVFTVDGVMNVTGASYFTNGINNFNGTYTTSGNAAFNGTVANIGGNFTANETTVQNSTLNIGKDAVYTTSRLELTPDNGDATTASNLVVNGTLNINDYFYVSKHDSITPKITIGEGASINAQTFRSIATPITLAKGSTMILYNHSSNVGETFANGGLFTIKNGASLLIFTDSATCAAGKNYEEIVLDKGGKLAIRGGKYFALGNAMALNDALDIDTHLAFGKNTDTNAGSLVVNADNTWKKTAFLVSKSYNDNKPSSSYGKITIGDNVSLTARGIAFATGEAAQFEINLGSGSVLTFDEFIVADIAGYGLVDGDTIVISGFAEKSLAINKHNSLADDALAYLQISGVDSSKLSWAFDTATNKYWLTVVPEPAEWAAIFGALALGFVIYRRRK, from the coding sequence ATGAGAACAAGTTGTCTTGTAATTATATCGGCAGCGGCATTCGCCACAAGTTCGGCGTTCGCAACCGACTATCTTCTGTCGGGCGGCACTAACGAAGAGAGCGCAACGAAGTTCTCCTCAGACATCAAGAACTCTTCGGGTGATGTCGTAACGCCGACGGATTCCGACGGGGTTCTCTGGAAGGGGCTCAATTCGGGCGTTGCAACCGCGCCGGCGTACACCGTTGTGGACGGAAAATATTCATTCAAAAGCTTCATGGTAAGTGACGACGGAGGAAGCTATACCGACCTGAATATGCTTTTCGAAGACGGAGCGGCACTGACGTTATCGAGTGGCGACGGGATAGGGTTCAGCGCCTATCCGCTTGCGATGGATTTTTCCGTTAAAAACGGCGGAAATGCTGCGATAAACTTTACCAACGGTTGGACTCTTACCGCTCCCGTAGGCACGGGGCGTTCGGGCAGCACGGCGTCGATTAAAATCGGCAGGGGCATTACCGTTACGAGTTCGGAAGCGGTAACCGTCAAAAGCGACGCCGCGAATACGGTCTTCACCGTCGACGGCGTTATGAACGTTACAGGCGCGTCCTATTTCACAAACGGCATAAACAACTTCAACGGCACGTACACGACTTCGGGAAACGCCGCATTCAACGGCACCGTTGCAAACATTGGCGGCAACTTCACCGCCAATGAAACGACCGTACAAAATTCGACTCTCAACATCGGAAAGGACGCCGTGTACACTACCTCCCGTCTTGAACTCACACCCGACAACGGCGACGCAACAACGGCAAGCAACTTGGTTGTCAACGGTACGCTCAATATAAACGACTACTTTTATGTTTCGAAACACGACAGCATTACGCCAAAGATAACAATCGGCGAGGGAGCATCCATCAACGCGCAAACCTTCCGTTCAATAGCAACCCCTATCACTCTCGCGAAGGGCTCCACCATGATTCTCTACAATCATAGTAGCAATGTCGGCGAAACGTTCGCGAACGGCGGTCTTTTCACAATCAAAAACGGCGCATCTCTCCTCATCTTTACGGATTCGGCAACGTGTGCCGCCGGCAAAAACTATGAAGAAATCGTCCTCGACAAAGGCGGCAAATTGGCTATCAGGGGCGGCAAATATTTCGCGCTCGGCAATGCGATGGCACTCAACGATGCGCTCGACATCGACACGCACCTTGCGTTCGGAAAAAATACCGACACAAACGCGGGCTCGCTGGTTGTCAACGCCGACAACACTTGGAAGAAGACGGCGTTCCTCGTGTCGAAGTCGTACAACGACAACAAGCCTTCAAGCTCCTACGGTAAAATTACGATAGGCGACAACGTTTCGCTGACGGCAAGGGGTATTGCGTTCGCAACGGGCGAAGCCGCGCAGTTTGAAATCAACCTCGGCAGCGGCTCGGTCCTGACGTTCGACGAATTCATCGTTGCCGACATCGCCGGTTATGGCTTGGTTGACGGCGATACAATCGTAATCAGCGGTTTCGCCGAAAAGTCGCTTGCAATCAACAAACACAATTCGCTTGCCGACGACGCGTTGGCGTATCTGCAAATTTCGGGCGTTGACAGTTCCAAACTCTCGTGGGCATTCGACACGGCGACAAACAAATACTGGCTGACCGTCGTCCCAGAACCCGCCGAATGGGCGGCAATCTTCGGCGCGTTGGCTTTGGGCTTTGTAATCTATCGCCGCCGCAAGTAA
- a CDS encoding transposase — protein MLNRKHQTAKECKRNIRELKTMMKQMKYEATQEFERLAETISDWFTPIIRMWRFTKNNGITEGFHRKMKLIQRMAYGYKNFQNYRLRVLVLCGVFH, from the coding sequence CTGTTAAACAGGAAACATCAAACGGCAAAGGAATGTAAGAGAAATATAAGAGAACTGAAAACAATGATGAAACAGATGAAATACGAAGCGACGCAAGAGTTTGAGAGGCTAGCAGAGACCATAAGCGACTGGTTTACGCCGATAATCCGAATGTGGAGATTTACAAAAAACAACGGGATAACCGAGGGCTTCCATAGGAAAATGAAACTGATACAACGAATGGCTTACGGTTATAAAAACTTCCAAAATTACAGATTGAGGGTCTTGGTTCTATGCGGCGTCTTTCATTGA